The DNA segment TTCCTGCTCGCTTTGGACGGCAAATCTGTTGCACCATAACCTGGAGAACGCAAAGAATCATGAAGTGACCTAATCACTTCACGATTCTTCTTTTTTAAAGGCAATCCTGCGGCGAGTGTGCGTCCGTCGCTCGTCTACAACCTTCACGACGTGCATAGGTCTTTGATTTTGATTTATTAGTGAATAGGCACTTACTGCTTAGAAAGGAAGCCGCCGAAGATAAAATTTCGGCGGCTTTTTACTAACTATAAAATATCTTTCTACGTTCCTTGAAAGAAGGTTTTCACACTAAACAAGTTTTGAAATCCTGAAACTTTAAAGAATGATAGCATAACCTGTTGGTGAAGCAGTAAAAAAACGATCAAGTGTGCTGGTCACTTGATCGTCTTTTTCTATTGAAGATGCAATATGTCTATAAACAACAACTTTTTTGGAATGCGAATTTACTCTGCCATCGTAATGACTGGAGGTTTTTCAAGAAAAGTCATTAAATTTGCGATATCACCTGCTACTTCTTTTCCTTCTTGTGACTCTAAAGCTTGGCCAATTTCTTGTAGACTATCAAACTCTAATTCGGCAATTAAATAAAAATTCTCATTTGTGTTCATCGTCTGCCTAACCATGTTAACGGCTGCATTTTTAAGAAAAGGTAATTTTTGGACTAACGGGATATGAACGTTGTGATAATGTGCTTCAAACCCCTCTTTGTTGGTCGGTTCATTATAAATAACAATCATCTTAGCCATTCTATTCCTCCTATTACAATCTAATAAATGAACACAAAAATAGTATCTAGTTCAAGATATGTCCCAAAAGCTCTTATTATGATTAGGTTTTCCGTAACAC comes from the Paenisporosarcina antarctica genome and includes:
- a CDS encoding EthD family reductase; protein product: MAKMIVIYNEPTNKEGFEAHYHNVHIPLVQKLPFLKNAAVNMVRQTMNTNENFYLIAELEFDSLQEIGQALESQEGKEVAGDIANLMTFLEKPPVITMAE